In one window of Streptomyces roseofulvus DNA:
- a CDS encoding class I SAM-dependent methyltransferase, translating to MADDITADVLPSDNPSSADGYVGDPAVREEWDARYSERGQLWSGQPNGALVAEVRDLAPGRVLDVGCGEGADAIWLARAGWDVTALEVSGVALGRAAAHARDAGVSVRWVHAGLAEAALPPAAFDLVSAQYPALPRTPDAAAERALLAAVAPGGVLLLVHHAGMEEHHDPHESGFDPADYVWPSTVAALLGDDWRVEVDEERPRVIPDGGAGAHHSHDVVLRARRLR from the coding sequence ATGGCCGACGACATCACCGCAGACGTGCTCCCCTCCGACAACCCCTCGTCCGCCGACGGCTACGTCGGCGACCCCGCCGTGCGCGAGGAATGGGACGCCCGCTACTCCGAGCGCGGGCAGCTCTGGAGCGGGCAGCCCAACGGGGCGCTCGTGGCGGAGGTGCGCGACCTCGCCCCCGGCCGGGTCCTCGACGTCGGCTGCGGCGAGGGCGCGGACGCCATCTGGCTCGCCCGCGCCGGCTGGGACGTGACCGCCCTGGAGGTCTCGGGCGTGGCGCTGGGCCGGGCGGCCGCCCACGCGCGGGACGCCGGCGTGTCCGTCCGCTGGGTCCACGCCGGACTGGCCGAGGCGGCGCTCCCGCCGGCCGCCTTCGACCTGGTCTCGGCGCAGTACCCGGCGCTGCCGCGCACCCCCGACGCGGCGGCCGAGCGCGCGCTGCTCGCGGCCGTCGCGCCCGGCGGCGTGCTGCTCCTCGTCCACCACGCGGGCATGGAGGAGCACCACGACCCCCACGAGAGCGGCTTCGACCCGGCCGACTACGTCTGGCCGTCGACGGTCGCCGCGCTCCTCGGCGACGACTGGCGGGTCGAGGTGGACGAGGAGCGGCCCCGGGTGATCCCCGACGGCGGCGCCGGGGCGCACCACAGCCACGACGTCGTCCTGCGGGCCCGCCGGCTGCGCTGA
- a CDS encoding VanZ family protein: MLDDTALPTPARRTRALLPAGLAVLALVSVLIVMRRPLMMAAPMCRAGMWERCLGTFNGIVLMTVVALPLALLVAWGLARLRRRSAGAAAWRWSLAEVGMVYGTLPFLWMTLVPGGEDQPPRVSLVPLRDLVTMGPLGIGGNLLVFASLGFFAPVRFAALATVPRVLALGAGCSLLVETSQYVLRLDRVSSVDDVLVNAAGAVLAGLASRPWWRAAPVPVTGRSA, translated from the coding sequence ATGCTCGACGACACGGCTCTGCCGACACCCGCCCGCCGCACGCGCGCGCTCCTGCCCGCCGGCCTGGCGGTCCTCGCCCTGGTGAGCGTCCTCATCGTCATGCGGAGGCCGCTCATGATGGCCGCTCCGATGTGCCGGGCCGGGATGTGGGAGCGGTGCCTCGGCACGTTCAACGGGATCGTCCTCATGACGGTGGTCGCGCTGCCGCTCGCGCTGCTGGTGGCGTGGGGGCTGGCGCGGCTGCGGCGGCGCTCCGCGGGCGCCGCGGCGTGGCGGTGGTCGCTGGCCGAGGTCGGCATGGTCTACGGGACGCTGCCGTTCCTGTGGATGACGCTGGTGCCGGGCGGCGAGGACCAGCCGCCGCGGGTGAGTCTCGTACCGCTGCGGGACCTGGTCACGATGGGGCCGCTCGGCATCGGCGGCAACCTGCTGGTCTTCGCGTCGCTCGGCTTCTTCGCGCCGGTCCGGTTCGCGGCGCTCGCGACCGTGCCGCGCGTCCTCGCGCTGGGGGCGGGCTGTTCGCTCCTGGTCGAGACCTCGCAGTACGTGCTGCGCCTCGACCGGGTGTCGTCCGTGGACGACGTCCTGGTCAACGCCGCCGGCGCCGTCCTGGCCGGGCTCGCCTCGCGCCCCTGGTGGCGCGCCGCGCCTGTGCCGGTCACCGGCCGCTCTGCCTAG
- a CDS encoding response regulator transcription factor, translating into MRVLIVEDEPYLAEAVRDGLRLEAIAADIAGDGDTALELLAVHSYDLAVLDRDIPGPSGDEVARRIVASGSGIPILMLTAADRIDDKESGFALGADDYLTKPFELRELVVRLRALDRRRAYARPPVRELAGLRVDPFRREVFRDGRYVALTRKQFAVLDVLVAAEGGVVSTEELLARAWDENADPFTNAVRITVSALRKRLGEPWIIATVPGVGYRIDVGPAPDSGAPHPGRPRA; encoded by the coding sequence ATGCGCGTACTGATCGTGGAGGACGAGCCGTACCTGGCCGAGGCCGTCCGTGACGGGCTCCGGCTGGAGGCGATCGCCGCCGACATCGCCGGCGACGGCGACACCGCCCTGGAGCTGCTGGCCGTCCACTCCTACGACCTGGCGGTCCTCGACCGGGACATCCCCGGCCCGTCCGGCGACGAGGTGGCCCGGCGGATCGTCGCGTCCGGCAGCGGCATCCCGATCCTGATGCTCACCGCCGCCGACCGCATCGACGACAAGGAGTCCGGGTTCGCGCTCGGCGCCGACGACTACCTCACCAAGCCGTTCGAGCTGCGGGAGCTGGTCGTGCGGCTGCGGGCGCTCGACCGCCGGCGCGCGTACGCCCGGCCCCCGGTCCGCGAGCTCGCGGGCCTGCGCGTCGACCCGTTCCGGCGGGAGGTCTTCCGCGACGGGCGGTACGTCGCGCTCACCCGGAAGCAGTTCGCGGTGCTCGACGTGCTCGTCGCCGCCGAGGGCGGGGTCGTGAGCACCGAGGAGCTGCTGGCCCGGGCCTGGGACGAGAACGCCGACCCCTTCACCAACGCCGTCCGCATCACCGTCTCGGCGCTGCGCAAGCGGCTCGGCGAACCGTGGATCATCGCCACGGTGCCGGGCGTCGGCTACCGCATCGACGTCGGCCCCGCGCCCGACTCCGGCGCCCCGCACCCCGGCCGTCCCCGTGCGTAG